Proteins encoded within one genomic window of Solibaculum mannosilyticum:
- a CDS encoding isoprenyl transferase, translating into MLFQKRKARPEEQGGLPRHIGIIMDGNGRWAKKRGLPRMAGHRAGAQVFRKIARYCNQIGIQCLTVYAFSTENWKRPKEEVDSIMELFRQYLREALEDFKDENIVTRFIGDRSVLAPDLIQLMAEAEEASANKTGMILNIAINYGGRQEIVYAARRLAQQCLEGKCSPDDITEQAIDEQMDTAGQPDPDLIIRPSGEMRTSNFLLWQSAYSEYLFDHILWPDFKTSHIDQAIEEYRRRNRRFGGV; encoded by the coding sequence ATGTTATTTCAAAAACGCAAGGCCCGTCCGGAAGAACAAGGGGGATTGCCGCGCCATATCGGCATCATCATGGATGGAAATGGACGGTGGGCAAAAAAGCGAGGCCTTCCCCGGATGGCGGGACATCGTGCCGGCGCGCAGGTATTTCGGAAAATCGCCCGGTACTGCAATCAAATCGGCATCCAATGTTTGACGGTGTATGCCTTTTCCACAGAAAATTGGAAGCGTCCTAAAGAGGAAGTGGACTCTATCATGGAACTCTTCCGGCAGTATCTGCGGGAGGCGCTGGAGGACTTTAAGGATGAAAATATCGTCACCCGCTTCATCGGGGATCGGTCGGTGTTGGCGCCGGATCTGATCCAGCTGATGGCCGAAGCGGAGGAGGCGTCGGCCAACAAGACCGGGATGATTTTAAACATCGCCATCAATTACGGCGGACGGCAGGAGATCGTCTATGCCGCCAGGAGATTGGCCCAGCAGTGTTTGGAGGGAAAGTGTTCCCCTGACGACATCACGGAACAGGCAATCGATGAGCAGATGGATACTGCCGGGCAGCCTGATCCGGATCTCATCATCCGTCCCAGCGGCGAGATGCGTACTTCCAATTTTCTGTTGTGGCAGTCGGCCTATTCGGAGTATTTGTTTGACCACATCCTGTGGCCGGATTTTAAGACATCCCATATCGATCAGGCCATTGAGGAATACCGCCGCCGGAACCGTCGATTTGGCGGCGTATAG
- a CDS encoding 1-deoxy-D-xylulose-5-phosphate reductoisomerase, with protein sequence MRRISILGSTGSIGTQALDVVDGLDVQVAALAAHHNVKMLEEQIRKYNPQLAAVVDEKAAADLTVRVADTGCRIVAGEEGLCEAASLSHVHTVLNAVVGIAGLRPTLEALEAGIERLALANKETLVAGGALVMAKAKQKGIAIAPVDSEHSAIFQCLQGAPSKKALRKVILTASGGPFFGKTREELTNITPAQALKHPNWSMGNKVTIDSASLMNKGLELIEAVWLFDLEPSQVDIIVHRESIIHSMVEYDDHSVIAQMGVPDMRLPIQYALTWPERTACPVEPLDLIACGKLTFYRPDEETFICLPACREAIARGGLAPAAANGANERAVSLFLEGKIPFLRIGELVHAAMLHQQSADQITLQSILEADRAARQFVDSQVR encoded by the coding sequence ATGAGACGGATTTCAATTTTAGGATCAACCGGGTCCATTGGGACGCAGGCTTTGGATGTAGTGGATGGGCTGGATGTCCAGGTTGCGGCTCTGGCGGCCCATCACAATGTGAAGATGCTGGAGGAACAGATCCGGAAATACAATCCCCAGCTCGCGGCGGTGGTGGATGAAAAAGCCGCTGCCGATTTGACGGTGCGGGTAGCCGATACAGGATGCCGCATCGTCGCGGGGGAAGAGGGGCTTTGTGAAGCGGCGAGTCTTTCCCATGTCCATACGGTGCTCAACGCTGTGGTGGGCATCGCCGGCCTGCGTCCCACATTGGAGGCATTGGAGGCGGGCATCGAACGTCTGGCACTGGCCAACAAAGAGACGTTGGTGGCCGGTGGAGCCCTTGTGATGGCCAAGGCAAAACAAAAGGGTATCGCCATTGCGCCGGTGGACAGCGAGCATTCTGCTATTTTCCAGTGCCTACAGGGAGCGCCCTCCAAGAAAGCGCTTCGCAAAGTCATCCTGACCGCATCGGGCGGTCCTTTCTTTGGAAAGACCAGGGAAGAGCTTACGAATATCACTCCTGCCCAGGCATTAAAGCATCCCAATTGGTCCATGGGGAATAAGGTGACCATCGATTCGGCTTCCCTGATGAACAAGGGTCTGGAGCTCATTGAGGCGGTATGGCTTTTCGATTTGGAACCCTCCCAGGTGGATATTATAGTCCATCGGGAGAGCATCATCCATTCCATGGTGGAGTACGACGATCATTCGGTCATTGCCCAGATGGGGGTTCCGGATATGCGTCTCCCCATCCAGTATGCCTTGACATGGCCGGAGCGTACGGCTTGCCCAGTGGAACCGCTTGATTTGATCGCCTGCGGGAAACTGACGTTTTATCGTCCGGATGAGGAGACGTTTATCTGTCTGCCCGCTTGTAGGGAGGCCATCGCGAGAGGAGGTCTGGCGCCTGCGGCGGCAAACGGCGCCAATGAACGTGCGGTATCCCTGTTTCTGGAGGGGAAAATCCCCTTTTTACGCATTGGAGAACTGGTGCATGCCGCCATGCTTCATCAGCAGTCGGCGGATCAAATTACATTGCAGAGCATCTTAGAGGCCGATAGGGCAGCGCGTCAGTTTGTGGATTCTCAAGTGAGGTGA
- a CDS encoding L-threonylcarbamoyladenylate synthase, whose protein sequence is MHKTEHLTIEKPDVQDSGIQRAAAILRDGGLVAIPTETVYGLAADALNPQAVGRIFEAKGRPSDNPLIVHIAHLEHITNVARTVPESADKLAKAFWPGPLTMVLPKASGIPDKTSGGLDTVGIRLPSHPVARAVIEAAGVPLAAPSANLSGSPSPTTASHVLADMEGRIEAVLDGGPCGVGVESTVLSLAGKRPLLLRPGGVTPEQIESVIGPIDIHPAVYHALEQGQKAESPGMKYKHYAPHTKVMVVKGDGQSFARYVNSQIGKVGALCFDEDLPHLHVPAVSYGHMGQPDTQAQGLFDALRRLDGLDADVVYARYPDVDGMGLAVYNRLMRAAAFEVIEL, encoded by the coding sequence ATGCATAAAACAGAGCATTTAACCATAGAAAAACCGGACGTGCAGGACAGCGGCATCCAACGTGCCGCCGCCATCCTGCGGGACGGAGGGTTGGTGGCCATCCCCACCGAGACGGTGTATGGCCTGGCGGCCGATGCCCTCAATCCCCAGGCGGTGGGACGCATCTTTGAAGCAAAGGGACGTCCTTCTGACAATCCGCTCATCGTTCACATCGCTCACCTGGAGCATATCACAAATGTGGCGCGTACCGTGCCGGAATCGGCCGATAAACTGGCAAAAGCTTTCTGGCCCGGGCCGCTGACCATGGTGCTCCCCAAAGCGAGCGGCATTCCGGACAAGACGTCGGGAGGGCTGGATACGGTAGGAATTCGGCTGCCCTCGCATCCCGTAGCTCGGGCGGTTATCGAGGCGGCAGGTGTGCCGTTGGCGGCGCCGTCGGCCAACCTATCCGGATCCCCCAGCCCCACCACTGCCAGCCATGTTCTGGCCGATATGGAGGGGCGCATCGAGGCGGTGCTGGACGGCGGCCCCTGCGGCGTTGGGGTAGAATCGACGGTGCTGTCTTTGGCGGGGAAACGTCCTCTTTTGCTCCGTCCCGGAGGGGTGACGCCGGAACAGATTGAGTCGGTCATCGGCCCCATCGACATCCATCCGGCGGTGTATCATGCGCTGGAACAGGGCCAAAAGGCGGAATCTCCCGGCATGAAGTACAAGCACTACGCTCCACATACCAAGGTGATGGTGGTCAAGGGAGACGGTCAAAGCTTTGCCCGATACGTCAACAGTCAGATAGGAAAGGTAGGGGCCTTGTGTTTTGACGAGGATCTGCCCCATCTTCATGTGCCGGCGGTGTCCTATGGGCACATGGGCCAGCCGGACACCCAGGCCCAGGGGCTGTTCGATGCCCTGCGGCGCTTGGATGGTTTGGATGCCGACGTGGTGTACGCCCGCTATCCTGATGTGGACGGCATGGGCCTTGCAGTATACAATCGGCTCATGCGGGCGGCGGCTTTTGAGGTGATCGAACTGTGA
- the rpsB gene encoding 30S ribosomal protein S2 gives MAVVSMKQLLEAGVHFGHQTRRWNPKMAPYIFTERNGIYIIDLQKTVRKLEEAYMFVRELAENGETILFVGTKKQAQESIRDEALRAGVHYVNARWLGGMLTNFRTIRQRIDRLTQLRRMEEDGTFDALPKKEVIKLNLEIERLEKFLGGIKEMKKLPGALFVVDPRKEKIAVAEAKKLGIPVVAIVDTNCDPDEIDYVIPGNDDAIRAVKLISATMANAYLEGKQGEQDAAEEAQSEEQAPAAE, from the coding sequence ATGGCAGTTGTATCCATGAAACAGCTTCTCGAAGCAGGTGTCCACTTCGGCCACCAGACCCGTCGTTGGAACCCCAAAATGGCTCCCTACATCTTCACCGAACGCAACGGTATCTACATCATCGATTTGCAGAAGACCGTCCGCAAGCTGGAGGAAGCCTATATGTTCGTCCGCGAGCTGGCTGAAAACGGTGAAACCATCCTGTTTGTCGGCACCAAGAAGCAGGCTCAGGAATCCATCCGCGACGAAGCTCTGCGTGCCGGCGTTCACTATGTTAACGCCCGTTGGCTGGGCGGCATGCTCACCAACTTCCGCACCATCCGTCAGCGCATCGATCGTCTGACCCAGCTGCGCCGCATGGAAGAGGACGGCACCTTTGATGCCCTTCCCAAAAAGGAAGTCATTAAACTCAACCTGGAAATTGAACGTCTGGAGAAATTCCTCGGCGGCATTAAGGAAATGAAGAAGCTGCCCGGCGCTCTGTTTGTGGTTGATCCCAGAAAAGAGAAAATTGCTGTTGCAGAAGCTAAAAAATTGGGTATCCCGGTGGTCGCGATTGTCGATACCAACTGCGATCCCGATGAGATCGATTATGTTATCCCCGGCAATGACGACGCAATCCGCGCTGTCAAGCTGATCTCCGCCACCATGGCCAATGCTTACCTGGAGGGCAAGCAGGGCGAACAGGATGCGGCAGAAGAGGCTCAGTCTGAGGAACAAGCTCCCGCTGCGGAATAA
- the pyrH gene encoding UMP kinase, translating to MKPIYKRILLKLSGEALAGQQKMGLDYDVVLDICKAVKEIADMGVEVGIVVGGGNFWRGRSSGKMDRTRADHMGMLATAINALGLADALEQLGVDVRVQTAISMQQVAEPYIRNRAVRHLEKGRVVIFGCGTGNPFFSTDTAAALRAAEIDADVILKATNVDGVYDSDPRDNPDAQKFDTLTYLDVLNKELQVMDSTAASLCKDNSIPILVFNLDNPENIVSVVTGQNLGTIVKED from the coding sequence ATGAAACCGATTTATAAAAGGATTTTGTTAAAGCTCAGCGGCGAAGCCTTAGCTGGCCAGCAGAAAATGGGTTTGGACTATGATGTGGTCTTAGACATCTGCAAAGCGGTCAAAGAGATCGCCGATATGGGTGTGGAAGTTGGTATCGTCGTGGGAGGCGGAAACTTCTGGAGAGGCCGCAGCAGTGGGAAAATGGACCGTACCCGTGCCGATCATATGGGTATGTTGGCCACTGCCATCAATGCGTTGGGTCTGGCCGATGCGTTGGAGCAACTGGGCGTGGATGTAAGAGTCCAGACCGCCATCAGCATGCAGCAGGTAGCGGAACCTTATATCCGTAACCGTGCTGTACGTCACCTGGAAAAGGGGCGTGTGGTCATTTTCGGATGCGGGACCGGCAACCCGTTTTTCTCCACCGATACAGCCGCCGCCTTGCGGGCAGCTGAAATCGATGCTGACGTCATTCTCAAGGCCACCAATGTGGACGGCGTATACGACAGCGATCCTAGAGACAATCCTGATGCCCAGAAGTTCGACACATTGACCTATCTGGATGTTTTAAACAAAGAGCTTCAGGTAATGGATAGTACAGCGGCATCTTTGTGCAAGGACAACAGCATCCCAATCCTGGTATTTAATTTGGATAATCCTGAAAATATCGTCTCTGTAGTAACGGGACAAAATCTGGGAACAATTGTGAAGGAGGACTAG
- the rseP gene encoding RIP metalloprotease RseP has product MIVINIVFTIVITVLVFGVLIFIHELGHFLVAKANGIKVNEFAIGMGPTLLKKQGKETVYALRAFPIGGFVSMEGEDGESQDERAFNHKPVWRRVLVTIAGVVMNLFLGLVLLSIINACFSGNALASTTVSVIEEGAMPGQTGLQVGDRITSINGTAVFVDYDIQFNLLRDNDGVVDIGVERDGQKMTLNGVTFDTEVGEDGVRRIQGFGFKVKPIEKNVWTVVKHSALQTLSVGRLVWLTLVDLVTGNVGMEQLSGPVGTANVISEAAHQGMESFLMLVAFISINLGVFNLLPIPGLDGGRLLFLIIEGIRRKPIPIKYEGIVNFVGLALMMLLLVAVTFNDIVRIIQGG; this is encoded by the coding sequence GTGATTGTTATCAACATTGTTTTTACCATCGTTATAACGGTTCTTGTTTTTGGAGTGCTCATTTTCATTCACGAATTGGGCCATTTCCTGGTGGCCAAGGCAAACGGCATCAAGGTCAATGAATTTGCCATCGGCATGGGCCCGACCCTGTTAAAAAAGCAGGGGAAGGAGACGGTGTATGCCCTGAGAGCCTTTCCCATCGGCGGCTTTGTCAGCATGGAGGGAGAGGATGGAGAAAGTCAGGACGAGAGAGCTTTTAATCATAAACCGGTGTGGCGGCGGGTGCTGGTTACCATAGCGGGCGTGGTGATGAACCTGTTTTTGGGGCTTGTCCTGCTGTCCATCATCAACGCTTGCTTTTCCGGGAACGCTTTGGCGTCCACAACCGTTTCGGTCATCGAGGAAGGCGCCATGCCTGGACAGACCGGCCTTCAGGTAGGGGATCGGATCACCTCCATCAACGGCACGGCTGTGTTTGTGGATTACGATATTCAGTTCAATCTGCTGCGGGACAACGACGGCGTCGTAGACATCGGCGTGGAGCGGGACGGGCAGAAAATGACGTTAAACGGCGTCACCTTTGATACCGAAGTGGGCGAGGACGGGGTACGCCGCATCCAAGGCTTTGGATTTAAGGTAAAGCCCATTGAGAAAAATGTTTGGACGGTGGTGAAACATTCCGCCTTGCAGACCTTGTCGGTAGGACGTCTGGTCTGGCTCACCTTAGTGGATCTTGTGACCGGCAATGTGGGAATGGAACAGCTGTCCGGCCCTGTTGGAACGGCCAATGTCATCAGTGAAGCGGCCCATCAGGGCATGGAATCCTTCCTGATGTTGGTGGCCTTTATCAGCATTAATTTAGGCGTCTTTAACCTTCTCCCCATCCCGGGACTGGACGGTGGACGTCTGTTGTTCTTGATTATTGAGGGGATCCGCCGTAAACCCATTCCTATAAAGTACGAGGGTATTGTAAACTTTGTAGGATTGGCTCTTATGATGCTCTTGTTGGTGGCGGTGACCTTTAACGATATCGTGCGCATTATTCAGGGGGGCTAG
- a CDS encoding aminopeptidase, producing MSEQTKTQAQLLQEKLALKRKNLGQELPDSTIGEADAYCEQYKCFLDNAKTEREAVDTIEQMAKDKGFVLYEQGKQYQPGDRVYYINRRKAVILAVMGKRSLAEGVRIAAAHIDSPRLDLKPQPLYEDGEMALFKTHYYGGIKKYQWTAMPLSLHGRVVLGDGTFVDVKLGEDEGDPVFCVTDLLPHLANEQMKRTLNEGIKGEELNILVGSRPFKDDKASELCKLNILRLLHEKYGMTEADFLSAELELVPTYKAKDVGFDRSLIGSYGQDDRVCAYTALTATLECKDPEHTAVTVLTDKEEIGSDGNTGLNSAYLQYFIQSLADAEGVPYYQVLSHSQCLSADVNAAFDPTWPDVMDPRNCARINYGVVVTKYTGARGKSGTSDASAEFVGQIRRLFDEKGVKWQIGELGKVDAGGGGTVAMFIAALNVDVVDVGVPVLSMHAPFEVVSKIDVYMAHNAFSAFFADGQ from the coding sequence ATGAGCGAACAAACCAAAACCCAAGCCCAGCTGCTCCAGGAGAAGCTGGCTTTAAAGCGTAAGAATCTGGGTCAGGAACTGCCTGATTCCACCATCGGTGAGGCCGATGCCTATTGCGAACAGTACAAGTGCTTTTTGGACAACGCCAAAACCGAACGGGAAGCCGTGGATACCATCGAGCAGATGGCGAAGGACAAAGGGTTCGTCCTTTACGAGCAGGGAAAACAGTATCAGCCCGGCGACCGTGTGTACTATATCAATCGTCGTAAAGCCGTCATTCTGGCGGTGATGGGAAAACGCTCTTTGGCGGAGGGCGTGCGTATCGCCGCGGCCCATATTGATTCCCCCCGCCTGGATCTCAAGCCCCAGCCTCTGTATGAGGACGGCGAGATGGCCCTCTTTAAGACCCATTATTACGGCGGCATCAAAAAGTACCAGTGGACGGCCATGCCGCTGTCCCTCCACGGCCGGGTCGTGCTGGGGGACGGCACATTTGTGGATGTAAAGCTGGGCGAGGATGAAGGGGATCCTGTATTCTGCGTCACCGACCTGCTGCCCCATCTGGCCAACGAACAGATGAAGCGCACGTTGAACGAAGGCATCAAGGGTGAGGAACTCAATATCTTAGTGGGATCCCGCCCCTTTAAGGATGATAAGGCGTCTGAACTGTGCAAGCTCAATATCCTGCGTCTGCTCCATGAAAAGTACGGCATGACCGAAGCCGACTTCCTGTCGGCCGAATTGGAACTGGTTCCCACGTACAAAGCCAAAGATGTGGGCTTTGACCGCAGTTTGATCGGCTCCTACGGCCAGGACGACCGTGTGTGCGCCTACACCGCCCTCACTGCTACTCTGGAATGCAAAGACCCGGAGCACACCGCCGTCACGGTACTGACCGACAAAGAGGAAATCGGTTCGGACGGCAACACCGGCCTCAATTCCGCCTATCTACAGTATTTTATCCAGTCTTTGGCGGACGCCGAAGGCGTGCCCTACTATCAGGTGCTGAGCCATTCCCAGTGCCTGTCGGCCGATGTCAACGCCGCCTTCGATCCCACTTGGCCGGACGTCATGGATCCCCGCAACTGCGCCAGGATCAATTACGGCGTGGTGGTTACAAAATACACCGGCGCCCGCGGCAAATCCGGGACATCCGACGCTTCGGCAGAATTCGTCGGCCAGATACGCCGTCTGTTTGATGAGAAGGGCGTCAAGTGGCAGATCGGCGAACTGGGCAAGGTGGACGCCGGCGGCGGCGGGACGGTCGCCATGTTCATCGCAGCCCTCAACGTGGACGTTGTGGATGTGGGCGTACCGGTCCTGTCCATGCATGCGCCTTTTGAGGTGGTGTCGAAAATCGACGTCTATATGGCCCACAATGCATTCAGCGCCTTTTTTGCCGACGGACAATAA
- the tsf gene encoding translation elongation factor Ts yields the protein MAFTAKDVAALREKTGCGMMDCKKALTASEGDMEKALEFLREKGLAAAAKKSGRIAAEGIVYATVDQSKKAGVVIEVNSETDFVGKNAEFQAFVAKLAETVIDQNPADVDALTAMKPAGSDETVEEMLREKILTIGENIKIRRFARQEGNVATYIHGGGRIGVMVNFEAQNVDTSDEKFAEMAKDVCMQIAALNAAYIDRDAVSPEVIEKEREILIAQIKNDEKNAKKPENIIKKMVDGRIGKFYENNCLVDQAFVKDSAMTVGQYIDKVAKELGGVIKVKEMVRFEKGEGLQKREDNFADEVASMMK from the coding sequence ATGGCTTTTACTGCCAAGGATGTAGCCGCTCTGCGTGAGAAGACCGGCTGTGGTATGATGGACTGCAAAAAGGCACTGACCGCTTCCGAAGGTGATATGGAGAAGGCTCTCGAATTCCTGCGTGAGAAGGGCTTGGCCGCTGCCGCTAAGAAATCGGGCCGTATTGCTGCAGAAGGCATTGTGTATGCCACTGTAGATCAGTCCAAAAAGGCCGGTGTCGTGATTGAAGTAAACTCCGAGACCGACTTTGTTGGCAAGAATGCTGAATTCCAGGCTTTCGTCGCCAAATTGGCTGAGACTGTTATCGATCAGAACCCCGCTGATGTAGATGCTCTGACCGCAATGAAGCCCGCTGGCTCCGATGAGACGGTGGAAGAGATGCTGCGTGAGAAGATCCTGACCATCGGTGAGAACATCAAGATCCGCCGTTTTGCCCGTCAGGAAGGCAATGTCGCCACTTATATCCATGGCGGTGGCCGTATCGGCGTTATGGTTAATTTTGAGGCTCAGAATGTAGACACTTCTGATGAGAAGTTTGCCGAGATGGCAAAGGATGTCTGCATGCAGATCGCCGCTCTGAATGCCGCTTACATTGACCGCGATGCAGTGTCTCCCGAAGTCATTGAGAAAGAGCGCGAGATCCTCATCGCTCAGATTAAGAACGATGAGAAAAATGCCAAGAAGCCTGAAAACATCATCAAGAAGATGGTCGACGGCCGCATTGGCAAGTTCTATGAGAACAACTGCTTGGTCGATCAGGCTTTTGTTAAGGACAGCGCTATGACTGTTGGCCAGTACATTGACAAAGTCGCCAAGGAATTGGGCGGTGTGATTAAGGTCAAGGAAATGGTCCGTTTTGAGAAGGGCGAAGGCCTTCAGAAACGTGAAGATAATTTTGCTGACGAAGTCGCCAGCATGATGAAATAA
- the frr gene encoding ribosome recycling factor has translation MKEVFDKVKHKMDKTVQNFVGELAAQRVGRANPSVLDKISVDYYGAPTPINQMAAVSVVEARILMIQPWDVSSLRAIEKAIQTSDLGINPQNDGKVIRLTFPPMTEERRREVVKEVSKLAEDSKVAIRSIRRDAIEKLKALQKNAEITEDDLKHGEKKIQDLTDSFCKEIAELAEKKNKEIMEI, from the coding sequence ATGAAGGAAGTTTTTGACAAAGTAAAACATAAGATGGACAAAACCGTCCAGAATTTTGTAGGTGAATTGGCAGCTCAGCGAGTTGGCCGTGCCAATCCCAGCGTGCTGGACAAAATCTCGGTGGATTATTACGGCGCCCCTACGCCCATCAATCAGATGGCGGCTGTATCGGTAGTAGAAGCCCGGATTCTGATGATCCAGCCGTGGGATGTCTCCAGTCTCCGCGCCATTGAAAAGGCAATCCAGACATCTGACCTAGGTATCAATCCCCAGAACGACGGCAAGGTGATCCGCCTGACCTTCCCGCCCATGACAGAAGAACGCCGCCGTGAAGTGGTGAAGGAAGTATCCAAACTGGCTGAAGATTCCAAGGTAGCCATCCGTTCCATCCGCCGCGACGCCATTGAGAAGCTTAAGGCTCTGCAGAAGAATGCTGAAATTACAGAGGATGATCTGAAACACGGTGAAAAGAAGATTCAGGATTTGACCGACAGTTTCTGTAAGGAGATCGCCGAGTTGGCTGAGAAAAAGAACAAAGAGATTATGGAAATCTAA
- the coaE gene encoding dephospho-CoA kinase (Dephospho-CoA kinase (CoaE) performs the final step in coenzyme A biosynthesis.), with translation MNHVILGLTGPTGSGKSTIASMLRQRGFAVVDADQVAREVMEPGSPVLVRLQDVFGRDVLEKDGSLNRKKLAARAFASPQSTKILNDITHSAILEEMERHLASLQEEGERRILLDVPLLFESGSDKMCHMTAAVLAPKETRLARIIERDGLTRSEALHRMGIQPEDDFYRKRADILLTNQGDAKELEIQVDALCRQVERRLVD, from the coding sequence GTGAACCACGTGATTCTAGGGCTGACCGGTCCCACAGGATCGGGAAAAAGCACCATAGCGTCCATGCTGCGGCAAAGAGGCTTTGCCGTAGTGGATGCCGACCAGGTGGCCCGGGAGGTTATGGAACCGGGATCCCCGGTGCTTGTGCGGTTGCAGGATGTGTTCGGTCGGGACGTCCTGGAGAAAGACGGCTCCTTAAATAGAAAGAAATTGGCGGCTCGGGCGTTTGCTTCGCCCCAGTCTACCAAGATTCTTAACGACATCACCCATTCGGCCATCCTGGAGGAGATGGAGCGGCATCTTGCTTCTCTCCAGGAGGAGGGGGAGCGCCGCATCCTGCTGGATGTGCCGCTGCTATTTGAGAGCGGGTCGGATAAGATGTGCCATATGACGGCGGCTGTACTGGCGCCCAAGGAGACGCGTCTTGCGCGCATCATAGAGCGTGACGGTTTAACACGATCGGAGGCGCTTCATCGGATGGGCATCCAGCCGGAGGATGATTTCTATAGGAAGCGTGCTGACATCCTTTTGACCAATCAAGGGGATGCCAAAGAGTTAGAAATTCAAGTGGATGCTCTGTGCCGTCAGGTGGAAAGGAGACTTGTGGATTGA
- a CDS encoding lytic transglycosylase domain-containing protein: protein MKGFFAWIGTLLVLAVSVTGLWWANVDFTKKAYPTPYADLVKQSAQQADLDEAFVYSVMRTESHFRPEIESYANAIGLMQLTPDTFDWVRYVLGSEEDLSAEDLKTPQVNVYYGCQLLRILLDEFEKPEVALAAYHAGRGNVNKWLQDPAYSSDGKTLETIPIEDTRNYVDKVMHTYNIYTHLYHWE, encoded by the coding sequence TTGAAAGGTTTTTTTGCATGGATTGGGACTCTATTGGTGCTGGCTGTCAGCGTGACGGGGCTTTGGTGGGCCAACGTGGATTTTACCAAAAAAGCCTATCCCACCCCTTACGCCGATCTTGTAAAGCAGTCGGCCCAGCAAGCCGATCTGGACGAAGCTTTTGTCTACTCGGTCATGCGGACCGAAAGCCATTTCCGTCCGGAAATCGAGTCCTATGCAAACGCCATCGGCCTGATGCAGCTCACGCCGGATACCTTTGATTGGGTGCGGTATGTGCTGGGGTCCGAGGAGGATTTGTCGGCTGAGGATCTAAAGACGCCACAGGTCAATGTTTATTATGGATGCCAGCTCCTGCGCATCCTTTTGGACGAATTTGAGAAGCCTGAGGTAGCTTTGGCCGCGTATCATGCCGGCCGGGGCAACGTCAACAAGTGGCTCCAGGACCCAGCCTATTCATCCGACGGCAAAACCTTAGAAACCATCCCCATTGAAGATACCAGGAATTATGTGGATAAAGTGATGCATACTTACAATATATATACCCATTTGTACCATTGGGAGTAA
- a CDS encoding phosphatidate cytidylyltransferase — protein MKNRIMTGVLFAVLLVAVMFAHQTVVLNIVVAAVSLVAVYEGLRATGFEKNKPLTALCIVFCVVTAFLSDLAQFKGVNSVVFVFVVLFFLAAMYRHDEQPLERIGLAFVIALIVPLGLSCMVFMRGITGQNVPFYIMLTIIGSWVTDIGAYFTGTFFGKHKMAPKISPKKTVEGLFGGLVLCIACFALWGWLYQTLFLQDGGTVQFLPLMLLSIPASLVGVVGDLTFSLIKRACGVKDFSNLLPGHGGMLDRFDSTIFVAPFLYLAIQVVPIIT, from the coding sequence ATGAAGAATCGAATTATGACCGGGGTGCTTTTTGCGGTGTTGCTGGTGGCGGTGATGTTCGCGCACCAGACGGTTGTGTTGAATATTGTGGTGGCGGCGGTATCCCTGGTGGCGGTGTACGAGGGACTCCGTGCCACAGGTTTTGAAAAGAACAAACCTTTGACGGCGTTGTGCATCGTCTTTTGCGTGGTGACAGCCTTCCTGTCTGACCTTGCCCAGTTTAAAGGGGTCAACAGCGTGGTGTTTGTTTTTGTGGTCCTGTTTTTCCTGGCGGCCATGTACCGTCATGATGAACAGCCACTGGAACGCATTGGCCTTGCATTTGTCATTGCTTTGATCGTACCGCTTGGATTATCGTGCATGGTGTTCATGCGGGGCATTACCGGACAAAATGTGCCGTTTTACATCATGCTGACCATTATCGGATCTTGGGTGACCGACATCGGGGCCTATTTTACCGGTACATTTTTTGGCAAACACAAGATGGCTCCCAAGATCAGCCCGAAGAAAACGGTAGAAGGGCTCTTTGGGGGACTAGTGCTGTGTATTGCATGTTTTGCCCTATGGGGCTGGCTTTACCAGACCCTCTTTTTACAGGATGGGGGTACGGTACAATTCCTGCCGCTGATGCTTTTATCCATCCCAGCGTCTTTGGTAGGGGTCGTAGGGGATCTCACCTTTTCCCTCATCAAACGGGCATGCGGTGTCAAGGATTTCAGCAATCTCCTGCCCGGTCACGGCGGCATGCTGGACCGGTTCGACAGTACGATTTTTGTTGCCCCATTTTTATATTTAGCAATTCAAGTTGTCCCGATTATAACCTAG